The genomic stretch GGTAGAGTCCTTTGTGCCCTTTGATGCTCTGGTACGGGACCTTGCGTGCGTTGTAAATGCAGAAGGAGAGGCTGACCAACGCGAAGCCCACGGCCACCAGCAGGAAGAGGATCACCATCATGTGGAGGCCGCCGTTCAACGTCCGAACAAGCTTCGGGAAAACTGGACAGATGGACAGGGAAGCACTTCATCAGCCTTGTGAGCTGGTTTGTAATGAGTCAAGAGGAGATTCTACGTGTGATACTAATGTCAGTAACTCTAGCATGACTGTATGTTTGCAGTAGTGGTAGTAGTAATGTGTCTTGGGATACACGtttgtttgaatattaaaaGAGTGCAGAACAAATTTGTTTAAAGTCGTTTTAAAGAAACTTTAGAGAAACTCAGATATTATCTTTTCCATGGCAAAAATAACCAGCTTTTTCTCTGAGGTCCAAATAATGTCCAtggaacactgtctgaagctagagaggtggcagggtccgccacatataaacaaagtgaaacagtatgagattgtgttgtcatttaaggtcagtttgtttactcgGTTCATTCAGTCGAACGATTAAGTTTGTAAAGATCTctcttttctgattaaaatgtcttccccaaaaccacatagtgcccctttaagtctTACTTTGAGtgcttttatgttgttttttttatgttgtttattataATTGGCCAGAAAACTATGTAAAAGACAGGCGATAGATAATGAATAGAAAGTACTGCAAGTAAcaggtgtgtgtatttgtaccGCTCTGGAATACAGTTTTCTCTGAAGCATCTTAATTAAAGGTCAAATTAATAATTATAACACGGTCTGACACTATCAAAAGTTGAATATTTACATCTATGAAATACTCTGTTTGATCAAATGGACATTTTTTTAGATGACATGTGCAAAATCCAGCCTGGTAGACGGTATTCATGGAAAGTTTGTGAGTTGTTTTGTCCTTTGAAAGACATTTTTCTGGAAGGTGtgagcctctgattggctccaCTGTGGAACCAGAGCTGATGATGACAGACAGCCATGTTGATCTGACTCCATGTGGATGTTGACAAATAGATCCATGTGGACCAACAGGCTACTAGTAAAGTCTGTGCGGGTGTAAACTATCTAACATGACTTTCCACAGAGCCACAGAGCTCACAGGCCGTGTTGGACCTTACTGTATATCTTTGAGCGCCTCTTCCCCAACCCGCACTTCTTGGTCTTCCCTCCCTGGAACAAGCCGTAGTAAAGGTCCCCGATGAACTGCTCCAGCTCCGGAGACGACGCGTTCACTATCTCCGCCCCGGTTTTGCACAGGATCCTCCCGGTGACCCACCGCTCCGTGGACAGGGCCACGACCAGGAGCGCCACGGAGCCGACGCACAGCACCGACGCCGCCGAGAACGTTATCCGTTTCCACAGTGAAGGCATCTTACGAGCCCATGGTGCCCGGGGGAAGGGAACACGACgccgggcagcagcagcagcgaccgCGGAGAGCCCTCGGCGGTCACCATGAGTTCATCTTATAGtctgggaaagaaagaaaataagcatTATGGGGAAAaatgttctctcgcggtgtggATGCGTGAgtcagagaaggaggagaaaccCGAATCTACGGCGGTCAAAGGGATCTCTTACCGGGGGGAAACTCTATCCCTGCCCCGTCCTCCTGGTCCctgctgcctccctctctctctccctctccctctctcctctttattAGGGGGGTGAATTAACCTTTGCAGATTGGCCTTTTCAGCCAGGAAATGTGACATGATTGGTGACCTTAAAGGTGGCCGCAGCTATAAAGTCATATAAGCACAGTTAATGGTGTGAGACCGCTGTAACACACTGCATAAAGGTCAGGAGGGAGCTTTAACCACAGGAGGACCAATGAGCGCAGGGTGTGAAGGCTGCACAGTCCCGCAGCTCTCATCCGGTTGTTCTGGCACGctccatttattcattaaagTCAATCATTCAGATTCAAATGCAGCTTGAACAGCTTGCCTTGCACACATGTACGTTAAAATAAGAATTAGATACAATAAAGTTTTGGAATTCGGTGAAATAAGGGAATCTAATATAACTTGAAGATTATGAAGGATAGTTTGATCATCAATTAATgcaattttaaataaaaatatatgaaataagtaaatgtgtttaaatggtCTACAGAGAATTTAAAAGACGAATCAGGTAAGCTGGTagaacacacagacaaaatccaaaaacagGTCCTGAAGAGGATAAAATAAGCTAGCCTACTTGTTGCTTTCTGTAGGATTTCATTGCTTTTGCCTTGttcatattgtttatattgtttttctactgcttttttacatatatttttatatgtaTAATCATAGAGAGATATATAGTTTATATAGCCTACAGTATTTGCCAATATACACACAATATCTGTACATACGtagttatcaaacacttgttaCAAAGAAACGTGACAGTAGCAGGATGACGTGCTTTATAGGCTACAGCCCGCTTCACCAATCAGAACACGACAGACTGACCAATAATGATATTGatgttgaaaacaaataaacacgacAATCTCAATGATAAATCGTCATGACATCCGATGTTTTTTGTGATAAAATGCTGATAAGATCCACAACTGCGACCAATCACAGGTCGGAATTTAAAAAGTGCACGTTCTATGGATACTTCATGAGAATTCTTTTTAGGCCATCTCAGCCAAACGGAGGCCAATAATTAGAAAAGTAGAGAAATTTCAAATGAGAAAAGTGTGTGGTGAGGTAGTACTGGTTGTGACTGTGTGCCAGGCATAATAATTggcaaaacaaattaaaaataaacaataacaattaaGTTGGCACCATGAGTGATACGAGGACGACGCTACAGGTCTATAAATACGCGTGGAACATATTAAGTATTTTGGAGTGAAATGATTCTGCGGGCTAAGTGTCACGCACACCACGCCCCCAGTTGTGTGACGTATGTCTGACGACATAGTGTCTCTCtggggatgaaaaaaaaatcccgtaAACAGGTATGCCTGTGCATAACAACCGAAGAGGCGGAAGTACTCTACGGGCACAGGCTGCCTGCGGAGGCCGGTGTCATGAACATAGAGCATGATACCGGCTCTGGCTGACAGCCGGGTACTTAGAGTGCTTGTTGACACGCAGATGATCATTCCCTTCTGAGAGGTCCTTAATTGTACCAATCAGTTGTCACAAcctttttttcaattgtttacTATAAAGACTTGCgtgataactttttttttttttgaagactttgacaaaatgagaaaaataatctaTATCAACATGTTAGACTGACTCTGCAGCGATCAATAAtcaatttaatttttattttatttttatttttttttttgctttctcccaCAATCTGACTTTGAAATAATGCTGAACCACTGAGGTGAACAGGAGCACAAGTCTTGCTCTAAAAGACCCTGTTGTCTTCAATTTATGTGTAATCGGTTCAGAGGGGCGGATATCTTTTTTTGGGACATTAGAAAAAATAAGCATCTGGAGGGAGAAGGCGACGAGAAATCTTCCGCCCCTGAAATTAGAGCCTGCAGGCAAGTATTGTTTAAAAGTCGGCTGAACTGTATCCATGGTGACGTGGTTGAAGTCTCCTGATATGATGATGAGGGCACTGGGGTGTTGAGTTTGAAGTTTGGAGATGGTGGTATGTATGGTGCTGCAGGCAGATGTTGGGTTagcagagggagggatgtaCAGCACAACGATGATGACATGCGGGATCTCTCTAGGTGGACATAACGTCGTTACATTGTGGTGTCAGTGAGTCCGTGTTTTGTCATTACCCAGTTCCCCATGTACGTTAGGCACGTTTGAGACACAGGCACCAGCGCTCATGGGATGACCCCCCTTTTTTCATAGGCGGTGACCGTCATCCGCCATGGCCGAGTGGTTTCAAAGAGATGTAACCTTGAATCGCCTCAGTGCGCATGCGCTCCGCCGTTAAGAAAGTATCGTTGTGAGTTCGCGTCCAGGCAGGGACGAGTCCATTTCTGGCCACTTGTTGTGCGTCCGCTCTGTAACTATAGTAACACCCCGCGGTTTTTAACAGAGTTGTACGAATGACCAAAACCTGACGCTGGCACAATGAGGAGATCAGGTGGTCTTTTGGAGTGAAGTGGGAGCGCAGTAGTGTAAATATTTATGAagttttttgtttctcattcAGCAAGACGCAAACGACCCCCCTTTTTTCACAGGCAAGCGCCGTCATCCGCTATGGCCGAGCGGTTAAAATATGCGTAAGCTACAATTTCCCCAGTGCGCATGCGCTCAACCGTTGAGAAACTGTGGATGCAGGTTCGCGTCCAGCATGGACGAGAACGTTTCTGACCACAAGTTGTGCAGTGCCTGCGTGATTTGACCGCGCTGTTACTACAGCAGCACTCCGCTGAAGGGCTGTTTTTAACAGTGTTGTATGAATAACCAAAACCTGAAGGTGGATTAATGAGGAAACAGATGGTCCTTTGGAGTGCTATAGTGTAAATAATTTTGGAGTTTTTTGATTCTTATTCACGTAGGCCTAGAATTGCATATGGACCACATGGACACGTCTATACAATCTCAAATGAAGGCTGAAATGTCCACACCAATATTAAggttgaaggggaaaaaaatgcgcctcatgcagcacacaaagggttaaccctctaagacccactgttgtaatattacaacgttacctttagccaccctaaaaaacaatctgttatattttatcttgtttttttaccacatttacatagtcattgggtcctattgttcagtctcacgatgctattggatagtacatttgtttataagtcccgcctcatggccatgaactcacacaacctctcatggtttccttcggacaacattgctttgtttcattggactaaattcatcagattcaagtaagtaaaatgtcttttatatttttttttgttgttattacaatgtctagaacatgtacatatgtagtttttgtagaacagattcatcaaatttcatttagagcttgttttataattgttgtaatattacaacgttgggtgagtgtggtagtcaaaatagcaggcctgttgcagtgggaacaaacaggttgtattccctccactacaccactgcctgaaacagagtgttttttaatacatggacagtatacatactacccttgtgttgtgttctgatcagatttgactgatttaaaagttttatctctaaaaaaaagTAGGTAATTTGATCAAgctgacctaaaattccacaactttgtccacaaagaggatatcaacagacaattcagttctaagaaaggtgaacattttcctgaatgtggatgtgtggatgtaagtgggggtatgcatgttttccttttagtatgataattagagggtattacaagcagtattgtcatgtcaaggcagtattgtgtgacttaatggctggtgattgggatgcacatttcttttagcatgataagtagagagcataggctaagccatttacatttacatttagggcatttagcagatgcttttgtccaaagtgacttacaataagcagacagtattgtctgcctggaaaacattggggaattcactatgtgggaacagccaggcaggtgcgcctgcccaactgtgaccttgaagacgagaagagcttgaagaaaaaggggagatgaagcgatgacgtcagagtggaggggaatcacaacatctgtgctgtcaaatggtctgacaacagggccatcacacttgtgttatcctttgctggacctgaacatgtgcagaagattcaacgctgggacTAAGCCAGCAGAAGCTACACTGAActtgagaggccttacattgttggtgtcaacaacaagtacaagggagttgtggatttgttggactcatttacagtcaaatagaggtcccccatcaaatcccgtcgttggtacatgtacatcttctggcacaccatcatcctctatctagatgtctagcaaagagacaatgaacaggagacagtttcaggcacagccagcatcatctctcatcctggtgaacatggtgctccaaactccaaagagaggacgaccatcttcaggccaATGGaacccagcaacagtgacatcaggaagctctctgactcctcagaagagaccatccaagagaagtgcacacctcccattgcaaggacctagttgcgaatttcccagtgaagacagggagaggaagctgcagacactgcacgAAAGGATACACTAAcgtgcaatgcagcaagtgtgatgttcaccttcgcttttcagaggacagcaactgtttttgggactttcactatgaatgaaagtcagccatgaaaagaaaaaaaggaatgaagaagtcactagaaaaagctatttaataaaaaaataataataattcttcataaaaatatgaatgtgtgattattattaatgttatatacctttatggggctaagtaagcaatcaactctgcaaatgaacccttagttgttcggaattgttgttcagagaacatgagtacacatacagaaattctgctcccacctaagcccaacgttgcaatattacaacatttctctaaaaacgcacataaacatt from Sparus aurata chromosome 1, fSpaAur1.1, whole genome shotgun sequence encodes the following:
- the clrn2 gene encoding clarin-2, whose protein sequence is MPSLWKRITFSAASVLCVGSVALLVVALSTERWVTGRILCKTGAEIVNASSPELEQFIGDLYYGLFQGGKTKKCGLGKRRSKIYIFPKLVRTLNGGLHMMVILFLLVAVGFALVSLSFCIYNARKVPYQSIKGHKGLYLWNFIAALFGALALLCFLAAVRHHSMSERVANYRENLFVLAVLDDSLDWSFWLGVGSVATHFAVCGVVAMSRIKLPKPEIKKPEEPTISSLDLLY